The following coding sequences lie in one Mucilaginibacter sp. KACC 22773 genomic window:
- a CDS encoding CmpA/NrtA family ABC transporter substrate-binding protein codes for MNIHIQKYYKPMLLWCLCALLVVSGAVAKQPKKVVKLGFIPLTDCAPLVIAKEMGFFAKYGVDVQLSKEASWAVIRDKILNGELDAAHCLFSMPFSVYTGIGGKAGSEMKIAMILNNNGQAITLSKDFCGLVGFRDLKKVAAAIKDVKSRKEVTFAMTFPGGTHDIWLRNWLAACGVNAKSVGIITIPPPQMVANMRVDNMEGFSVGEPWNGVAATQGIGFTQISSQDIWKNHPEKALVANKAFAENDKEDLKNVMKALIEACKWLDVMSNRKKAALLLSKPNYVNAPVQVIEARLMGSTEIGCDLGVQKYKDDYMLFYNNGAVNTPKLSYGIWFMAQYMRFGMISTAPDYSAVAQKLILDDLYAEVAKSMGVPVQEDMKPFKTNLETIVFDPKNPAPYIAGSKK; via the coding sequence ATGAATATACATATACAAAAATATTACAAACCCATGCTATTATGGTGTTTGTGCGCTTTACTTGTGGTAAGCGGCGCTGTTGCCAAACAGCCAAAAAAAGTTGTTAAGCTGGGCTTTATCCCGTTAACAGATTGCGCCCCCCTGGTAATTGCAAAAGAAATGGGCTTTTTTGCCAAATATGGTGTTGATGTACAGCTATCAAAAGAAGCATCATGGGCGGTTATCCGCGATAAAATATTAAATGGCGAACTCGATGCCGCGCACTGCCTCTTTTCTATGCCATTTTCGGTATACACAGGGATTGGTGGGAAAGCCGGGTCGGAAATGAAGATAGCCATGATCCTCAACAATAATGGCCAGGCTATAACCCTGTCGAAAGATTTTTGCGGGCTGGTTGGTTTTCGCGATCTGAAAAAGGTAGCGGCTGCTATTAAAGATGTAAAGTCCCGTAAGGAAGTAACCTTTGCCATGACGTTTCCGGGCGGCACGCATGATATATGGCTTCGCAACTGGCTGGCAGCATGCGGTGTAAATGCTAAATCGGTGGGTATCATTACCATACCACCGCCGCAAATGGTAGCCAACATGAGGGTGGATAATATGGAAGGCTTTAGTGTAGGCGAACCATGGAACGGCGTAGCGGCAACCCAGGGAATTGGGTTTACCCAAATATCCAGCCAGGACATATGGAAAAACCATCCCGAAAAGGCGCTGGTGGCCAACAAAGCATTTGCAGAAAACGATAAAGAAGACCTTAAAAATGTGATGAAAGCCCTTATTGAAGCCTGCAAATGGCTTGATGTAATGAGCAACCGCAAAAAGGCAGCGCTTTTATTAAGCAAACCTAATTATGTGAATGCACCGGTACAGGTTATTGAGGCCCGGTTAATGGGATCGACAGAAATCGGTTGCGACCTGGGTGTACAAAAATACAAGGATGATTATATGTTGTTTTACAACAATGGCGCGGTAAATACACCAAAACTATCATACGGTATCTGGTTTATGGCCCAGTATATGCGTTTTGGAATGATAAGCACGGCTCCGGATTATTCGGCAGTAGCGCAGAAGTTGATCCTGGACGATTTATACGCCGAGGTTGCCAAAAGTATGGGGGTACCTGTACAGGAGGATATGAAACCGTTTAAAACAAACCTGGAAACTATAGTTTTTGATCCAAAAAATCCGGCACCGTATATAGCCGGTTCAAAAAAATAG
- a CDS encoding alginate export family protein, which translates to MYKNVRYKFIIFAVILISGTLQINIAKAQFSLAGQLRIRGEARDGYGNLVPKGAKSADFISQRTRLNFGYKWDLLTFGVSVQDIRVWGADASTISAADGNRLMLHEGWAELTLANKADTNVKFKLLDLLTFKIGRQELIYDDSRLIGNLDWLQQARQHDMALLKAVHHGWQVDLGFAYNQNTDANGVTNSNYLPGNLPAYIKNSLGTLVPLPAGIVPLTAAGSAANNSSKTGTPLFTNPAGTNGATQNYKSFTSLYISKKFDQTKMSILVFNDNFGKYRLDSVGSAAAGYVYGRRFVPNGATDTYNYGVNKRYTYGLMLSPTFGNASGFGKIAIQAAYYRQSGNDRDGKTMSAYHYTVAATYQKDLFSITPGYDVLSGTTVADQAAGKNNSFDPLYGTPHKFWGYMDYFYAGTGSPKGGLNNPYVKFKYTANTFALGLDLHSFSLNKDMKKADGTTISKNLGKEADLQFSYNMNKFTNIELAYSLMKATDSMPFAKAQAVNDVTAATFNKTGTWAYVMLKFTPDFFYSKPVAIKQ; encoded by the coding sequence CGTAATTTTAATTTCAGGCACCTTACAAATTAATATTGCAAAGGCCCAGTTTAGCCTGGCAGGGCAATTACGTATACGGGGAGAAGCCCGTGATGGCTATGGTAACCTTGTGCCAAAAGGCGCAAAAAGCGCCGATTTTATTTCGCAACGTACCCGTTTAAACTTTGGTTATAAATGGGATCTTTTAACATTTGGCGTTAGTGTTCAGGATATTAGGGTATGGGGAGCTGATGCTTCAACCATATCAGCGGCGGACGGTAACCGTTTGATGCTACATGAAGGCTGGGCCGAGCTAACGCTGGCCAACAAAGCCGATACTAACGTTAAGTTTAAGTTATTGGATTTACTTACCTTTAAAATAGGCCGTCAGGAATTAATTTATGATGATTCGCGCCTTATTGGTAACCTCGATTGGCTACAACAGGCACGCCAGCATGATATGGCATTGTTAAAAGCCGTGCACCACGGCTGGCAGGTTGATCTGGGTTTTGCTTATAATCAAAATACCGATGCCAATGGCGTAACCAATAGTAATTATTTACCGGGCAATTTGCCTGCATATATTAAAAACAGTTTAGGTACGCTGGTACCGCTTCCGGCCGGTATTGTTCCGTTAACTGCAGCAGGAAGTGCGGCAAACAATAGTTCAAAAACGGGCACCCCCTTATTTACAAACCCCGCCGGTACTAATGGAGCTACGCAAAATTACAAATCGTTCACCAGTTTGTATATCAGCAAAAAGTTTGATCAAACCAAGATGTCTATTTTGGTATTTAACGATAACTTCGGTAAATATCGCCTCGATTCTGTAGGCAGCGCAGCAGCCGGATATGTTTACGGCAGGCGTTTTGTGCCAAATGGTGCAACCGATACCTATAATTATGGCGTAAATAAACGCTACACATACGGGTTAATGCTTAGCCCAACTTTTGGTAATGCCTCTGGTTTTGGGAAAATAGCGATACAAGCCGCTTATTACCGTCAATCGGGTAACGACAGGGATGGTAAAACCATGAGTGCCTACCACTATACTGTTGCCGCAACTTACCAAAAAGATCTTTTCAGCATAACACCGGGTTATGATGTACTATCGGGCACAACCGTTGCCGACCAGGCGGCGGGAAAAAACAATTCCTTCGATCCGCTATACGGCACACCGCACAAATTCTGGGGCTACATGGATTATTTTTATGCAGGCACCGGATCGCCTAAAGGCGGTTTAAACAACCCTTACGTTAAATTTAAATATACCGCTAACACCTTTGCTTTAGGTCTTGATCTGCATTCATTCTCCTTAAATAAGGATATGAAAAAGGCCGATGGTACAACCATAAGTAAAAACCTGGGTAAAGAAGCCGATTTACAGTTTAGCTACAACATGAACAAGTTTACCAATATTGAATTGGCTTACTCGCTCATGAAAGCTACAGACAGTATGCCGTTTGCTAAAGCACAAGCCGTAAACGATGTTACTGCCGCAACCTTTAATAAAACAGGTACCTGGGCTTATGTGATGTTAAAATTTACCCCCGACTTTTTTTACAGTAAACCAGTAGCTATTAAACAATAA